A genomic segment from Alistipes senegalensis JC50 encodes:
- a CDS encoding aldose epimerase family protein yields MKKSLILLCAALTAACAGGPQDGPTLSGLNRSDFQSEADGKKTDLFVLKNDNGMEVCVTNFGGRIVSVMVPGRDGVMRDVVLGFDKVADYQTIPSDFGATIGRYANRIAQGRITLDGTEYQLPQNNYGHCLHGGPRGFQYRVFDAVQKSDRELELTYASKDGEEGFPGNFECRVTMTLTDDNAIDIRYAAETDKTTVVNMTNHSYFNLDGDPAKDNSEWLLTVNADSYTPVDSTFMTTGEIAPVEGTPMDFRTPTPVGERIDRDFEQLRNGHGIDHNWVLNTRGDIAEACASLESPATGIRLDVYTTEPGIQVYCGNFLDGSVKGKKGAVYGFRSAVCLETQKYPDTPNKPEWPSAVLRPGEKYESRCIYKFSVGE; encoded by the coding sequence ATGAAAAAATCTCTTATTTTGCTGTGTGCGGCCCTGACTGCCGCATGCGCGGGCGGTCCGCAGGACGGGCCGACGCTCTCCGGCCTGAACCGGAGCGATTTCCAAAGCGAGGCGGACGGAAAGAAAACCGACCTCTTCGTCCTGAAGAATGACAACGGCATGGAGGTGTGCGTCACCAACTTCGGCGGACGCATCGTGTCGGTGATGGTTCCCGGCCGCGACGGCGTGATGCGCGATGTCGTGCTCGGATTCGACAAGGTCGCCGACTATCAGACGATTCCGAGCGATTTCGGGGCCACGATCGGCCGCTATGCGAACCGCATCGCCCAGGGGCGGATCACGCTGGACGGCACCGAATACCAGCTGCCGCAGAACAACTACGGCCATTGCCTGCACGGAGGCCCCCGGGGATTCCAGTACCGGGTTTTCGACGCCGTGCAGAAGAGCGACCGCGAACTGGAGCTGACCTATGCGTCGAAGGACGGCGAAGAGGGTTTCCCGGGGAATTTCGAGTGCCGGGTGACCATGACGCTGACCGACGATAACGCCATCGACATCCGCTATGCCGCCGAGACGGACAAGACCACGGTCGTGAACATGACCAACCACTCCTATTTCAACCTCGACGGGGACCCCGCGAAGGACAATTCGGAATGGCTGCTGACGGTGAACGCCGACAGCTATACGCCGGTCGATTCGACCTTCATGACCACCGGCGAGATCGCCCCGGTGGAGGGCACTCCGATGGATTTCCGGACCCCGACGCCCGTCGGCGAACGCATCGACCGGGATTTCGAGCAGCTTCGCAACGGCCACGGCATCGACCACAACTGGGTGCTGAACACCCGGGGCGACATCGCCGAGGCGTGCGCTTCGCTGGAGTCGCCCGCCACGGGCATCCGGCTGGATGTCTACACCACCGAGCCCGGCATTCAGGTCTACTGCGGCAATTTCCTCGACGGAAGCGTCAAGGGAAAGAAGGGGGCCGTTTACGGATTCCGGTCGGCCGTCTGCCTGGAGACTCAGAAATATCCCGATACGCCGAACAAGCCCGAATGGCCTTCGGCCGTATTGCGTCCCGGGGAGAAGTACGAGAGCCGCTGCATCTATAAATTCTCGGTCGGCGAGTGA
- a CDS encoding glycoside hydrolase family 2 protein, with the protein MKITEFLTAALFLAGAVFQANASDIPRGEYPRPQFERTAWMNLNGVWDYTFDFSGSGLERGLEKATAFEGRITVPFCPESSLSGVGYTDFINCIWYHREVAVPEAWRGKDILLNFGAVYYNAEVYVDGVFAARHIGGSSSFSVDLTRLVTPGKSHHLVVRATSDVRSTTQGAGKQNLQYASYGCNYTRTTGIWQTVWMEAVDPAGLLSAHVVTDIDQGQLVITPRFRSESGNTLHIAVKEGGKVVATAAVRAANSSVAVLPVKRPKLWSPESPFLYDITYRIVNAKGEVLDEVNSYAGMRKVHIEGNRIYLNNEPYYQRLVLDQGFYPDGIWTAPSDAALKRDIELSMAAGFNGARLHQKAFEERFHYWADRLGYITWGEAPSWGMDANGIETARNFLTEWSELVLRDRNHPSLLIWTPMNEEWWPDRVQYPRFTADLYDLTKALDPTRPVNDASGGVHIKTDIWTVHNYEQDPARLKEIIYKDGVFFQTPLRSVGVAPANIGFNGLRQNDRYEFPVYDGKMPFLIDEVGGIKWAKDQDRESQTESWGYGKPPKSEAEFLQRLEGQIGAVLELADQVWGYCYTQLTDVEQEQNGVYYYDRTPKFDTERIRAIFGRNPGDKALKKD; encoded by the coding sequence ATGAAGATAACGGAATTTTTGACCGCGGCGCTGTTTCTCGCCGGAGCGGTGTTTCAGGCGAATGCTTCGGATATTCCCCGCGGGGAGTACCCGCGGCCGCAGTTCGAACGGACGGCGTGGATGAATCTCAACGGGGTGTGGGACTATACGTTCGACTTCTCCGGGTCGGGATTGGAACGGGGATTGGAGAAGGCGACCGCTTTCGAGGGCCGGATCACGGTGCCGTTCTGTCCCGAGAGCTCCCTCTCGGGCGTCGGGTACACCGATTTCATCAACTGCATCTGGTACCACCGCGAGGTGGCGGTGCCCGAAGCGTGGCGCGGAAAGGACATTCTGCTGAATTTCGGGGCCGTCTACTACAATGCGGAGGTCTATGTCGATGGCGTTTTCGCCGCCCGCCATATCGGGGGCAGTTCGTCGTTCAGCGTCGATCTGACCCGTCTGGTCACGCCCGGAAAGAGCCACCATCTGGTCGTGAGAGCCACGAGCGACGTGCGCTCGACGACGCAGGGCGCCGGCAAACAGAATCTGCAATACGCCTCCTACGGCTGCAACTACACCCGCACCACGGGCATCTGGCAGACGGTGTGGATGGAGGCCGTGGACCCTGCGGGGCTGCTCTCGGCGCACGTGGTGACGGACATCGACCAGGGGCAGCTGGTCATCACGCCCCGCTTCCGGTCGGAAAGCGGCAACACGCTGCATATCGCGGTGAAGGAGGGCGGCAAGGTCGTGGCCACCGCGGCGGTGAGGGCCGCGAACAGTTCGGTCGCCGTGCTTCCCGTCAAACGTCCGAAACTCTGGTCGCCGGAGTCGCCGTTTCTCTACGACATCACCTACCGGATCGTGAATGCGAAAGGGGAGGTGCTCGACGAGGTGAACTCCTATGCGGGCATGCGCAAGGTCCACATCGAGGGGAACCGGATCTACCTGAACAACGAACCCTATTACCAGCGGCTGGTGCTCGATCAGGGATTCTATCCCGACGGCATCTGGACGGCTCCTTCCGACGCGGCGCTGAAGCGCGACATCGAACTTTCGATGGCCGCCGGGTTCAACGGTGCGCGTCTGCATCAGAAGGCTTTCGAGGAGCGTTTCCACTATTGGGCCGACCGGCTGGGCTACATCACCTGGGGCGAGGCGCCCAGCTGGGGCATGGATGCCAACGGCATCGAGACGGCCCGCAACTTCCTGACCGAATGGTCGGAACTGGTGCTCCGCGACCGGAACCACCCCTCGCTGCTGATCTGGACGCCGATGAACGAGGAGTGGTGGCCCGACCGGGTGCAGTATCCCCGCTTTACGGCGGACCTCTACGACCTGACCAAGGCGCTGGACCCGACCCGTCCGGTGAACGACGCCAGCGGCGGCGTCCATATCAAAACCGACATCTGGACCGTGCACAACTACGAGCAGGACCCGGCCCGGCTCAAGGAGATCATCTACAAGGACGGTGTGTTTTTCCAGACGCCGCTGCGGTCCGTCGGGGTCGCTCCGGCCAACATCGGCTTCAACGGCCTGCGGCAGAACGACCGCTACGAGTTTCCGGTTTACGACGGGAAGATGCCGTTCCTGATCGACGAGGTCGGCGGCATCAAGTGGGCGAAGGACCAGGACCGCGAGTCGCAGACCGAATCGTGGGGCTACGGCAAGCCGCCGAAGAGCGAAGCGGAGTTCCTGCAACGGCTCGAAGGGCAGATCGGCGCCGTTTTGGAGCTGGCGGACCAGGTCTGGGGCTATTGCTACACCCAGCTGACCGACGTGGAGCAGGAGCAGAACGGCGTCTATTATTACGACCGCACGCCGAAATTCGACACGGAGCGGATTCGTGCCATCTTCGGCCGTAATCCCGGAGACAAGGCGCTGAAGAAAGACTGA
- a CDS encoding DUF5119 domain-containing protein translates to MKNIFYTIAAACILSTTSCEHKNLCYDHAHTGIVNVVFDWRNAPNAAPKSMSCYLFPTDGGEVLRYEFTDRNGGTIRVPAGRYDALCLNSDTENISYRNTETKNGFEVTTRTTALLSDLAALGVRSSGAPRAAGTESERVVLSPDMLWSDHAEGIELKATSATQTVTLYPEVSVSRYTVEIHNAENLKYVSGISGSISSLAGGLLAGKAETTEECVTIPFDATFSPEQHLITGQLLAFGHCPSVRNRHQLTVYAVLADQSRWYYTYDVTDQIHSAPNQRDVHIVLNGLPLPKPIVNGGGFQPTVEEWQEVPIDIEM, encoded by the coding sequence GCGAACATAAGAATCTTTGCTACGATCACGCGCACACAGGCATTGTAAATGTGGTTTTCGACTGGCGCAATGCCCCGAACGCCGCTCCGAAATCCATGTCGTGCTATCTGTTTCCGACCGACGGAGGAGAGGTTCTGCGCTATGAATTTACGGACAGAAACGGCGGTACAATCCGGGTTCCTGCCGGACGTTACGACGCTTTGTGCCTGAACAGTGACACGGAAAACATCAGCTATCGAAATACGGAGACGAAAAATGGTTTCGAGGTGACGACACGAACCACGGCCCTGCTGTCGGACCTCGCCGCCCTGGGCGTGCGTTCGTCTGGAGCGCCCCGTGCCGCAGGTACGGAAAGCGAACGGGTGGTGCTGTCTCCGGACATGCTCTGGAGCGATCATGCGGAGGGTATCGAACTGAAAGCAACCTCCGCGACGCAGACCGTCACGCTTTATCCGGAAGTATCGGTCAGCCGCTATACGGTCGAGATCCATAACGCCGAGAATCTGAAATACGTTTCAGGGATCAGCGGGTCCATCTCGAGTCTTGCGGGCGGTCTGTTAGCCGGCAAGGCGGAAACGACGGAAGAATGCGTCACGATACCTTTCGATGCAACTTTTTCTCCCGAGCAACACCTCATTACGGGGCAGCTGCTCGCATTCGGGCATTGTCCGTCGGTGCGGAACAGACACCAGCTGACCGTCTATGCGGTTCTGGCCGACCAGAGCCGGTGGTACTACACCTACGACGTGACGGATCAGATTCATTCGGCCCCGAATCAACGCGACGTACATATCGTTTTGAACGGGCTGCCGCTGCCGAAACCCATCGTCAACGGCGGCGGTTTCCAGCCCACGGTCGAAGAGTGGCAGGAAGTACCGATAGATATAGAAATGTGA
- a CDS encoding fimbrillin family protein yields MKTMESLLLPGHVRIAGAIAAAFLFAACSKDPAAEGALRGGYLRFEVTEANSSRTRSQSRTAEDSLQTKESAAVFTLQGETPADTLFLHASVADGIAAPQPNAQTDRPQTRATPIETANFYDSFGVLASVYTGSWSETACLPDYMYNVEVTKASSWTTSYHWPGSGRNIRFFAYAPYNGTGISLSSATKAGTPSIAYTVPKAVGAQRDLLVAATSGIAGNTAAAAPLTFAHALTAIRFTTGDDMLAGRITKITLKGVYGSGSYTMGSDSWGDYGATADFSQTLTADVDGSADQVITPVAATFMMLPQTLPSGASIEVVYTDNLTSTQRTLTASIAGSLWPIGKTVTYRISTSSISMTPTFSVTPPSAFTYAGGNQNYSVTSCAAVSRSGDASQTVPVAWTAEFVEDDGAGGYNVISRPDWLTAFTASGAGSISDSSFSAAVAAQTAVTSNPHNETLRKAEPVSGIYDLSTKGGTTAMNTANCYVINAPGKYSLPLVYGNAVKNGSTNASAYTSQASGTYVLKTFVNHLDAPITDPYIYNNANCTPNNAILVWQDEENLVTNVALAPDGHSLTFEVGSATIKQGNAIVAVRDASNRIMWSWHIWVTDFVPGLPPTVTSHYNPAEVQRDKVVTNYQGVKYTFMGVFLGWCDFETTTYAARSVKVRFTQAETGATQVITIAQNAREMEKTGNNPYFQFGRKDPMLGGICTDSEADLYKSCYSDSGYAFDKSGTGKVSIGTSIRNPHVFYNYGGSLPEDWCSASYNNLWSADNTVTTKNDNVVVKTIYDPSPAGYRLPPSNVCSGVTYNAANPGDYEFAKYNSPHTSTDDFYKNYGWELYCNKMPGIGNYDTSGGVIFFPAMGGIVYRSGDMLYVYAYGGCWTAIPQTTGYVHSCLGIEAVDVAALAFTPRAGADPVRPVRE; encoded by the coding sequence ATGAAAACAATGGAATCTTTACTTTTACCGGGTCATGTACGAATTGCAGGTGCGATTGCGGCGGCATTTCTGTTCGCCGCCTGCTCGAAAGATCCGGCAGCGGAGGGCGCTCTCCGGGGCGGATATCTGCGCTTCGAGGTCACCGAAGCGAATTCTTCCCGCACCCGATCGCAGAGCCGGACCGCCGAAGACAGTCTGCAAACGAAAGAGTCTGCCGCCGTTTTTACGTTGCAGGGCGAAACTCCCGCCGACACTCTGTTCCTGCACGCCTCGGTCGCCGACGGAATCGCCGCACCGCAGCCGAATGCCCAAACCGACCGGCCGCAGACCCGTGCCACACCCATCGAGACGGCCAATTTCTACGACTCGTTCGGCGTCTTGGCTTCGGTTTATACGGGCTCGTGGAGCGAAACCGCGTGTCTGCCGGATTATATGTACAACGTCGAGGTGACGAAGGCATCGTCGTGGACGACCTCTTACCATTGGCCGGGCAGCGGGCGCAATATCCGCTTCTTCGCCTACGCACCCTATAACGGGACGGGTATTTCCCTTTCGAGCGCGACGAAGGCCGGCACTCCGTCGATTGCCTATACGGTCCCGAAAGCCGTCGGCGCCCAGCGGGATCTGCTCGTCGCCGCCACCTCCGGAATAGCCGGCAATACCGCTGCGGCCGCTCCGTTGACTTTCGCCCACGCGCTCACGGCCATACGCTTTACCACGGGCGATGATATGCTGGCCGGACGCATTACGAAAATCACGCTCAAAGGCGTCTACGGCTCGGGCTCGTATACGATGGGTTCCGATTCGTGGGGCGATTACGGCGCTACGGCAGACTTTTCGCAGACACTTACGGCGGATGTGGACGGGTCTGCCGATCAGGTGATCACGCCCGTTGCGGCGACCTTTATGATGCTGCCCCAGACGTTGCCGTCGGGCGCCTCGATCGAGGTCGTCTATACGGACAATCTGACTTCGACACAACGGACCCTAACCGCCTCTATCGCAGGCAGCCTGTGGCCGATAGGCAAGACCGTCACTTACCGGATTTCCACCTCGAGTATCTCCATGACTCCGACTTTCTCCGTGACGCCGCCTTCCGCGTTCACCTATGCCGGAGGCAACCAAAATTATTCGGTCACCAGCTGTGCTGCCGTTTCCCGTTCGGGCGACGCCTCGCAAACCGTGCCGGTGGCATGGACTGCCGAGTTCGTCGAGGACGACGGTGCGGGCGGTTACAACGTGATCTCCCGGCCCGACTGGCTTACCGCTTTCACCGCGAGCGGCGCCGGCAGTATATCGGATTCGTCGTTTTCGGCTGCGGTCGCGGCCCAGACAGCCGTTACCTCCAACCCGCATAACGAGACATTGCGGAAAGCAGAGCCCGTGTCGGGTATCTACGACCTCTCGACAAAGGGCGGGACGACGGCGATGAATACGGCCAACTGCTATGTCATCAACGCCCCCGGAAAATACTCACTCCCGCTGGTCTATGGCAATGCTGTCAAGAACGGAAGTACGAACGCTTCGGCCTACACTTCGCAGGCCAGCGGAACGTACGTATTGAAGACCTTCGTAAATCACCTCGATGCGCCTATCACCGACCCGTACATCTACAACAATGCGAATTGTACGCCGAACAACGCCATCCTCGTATGGCAGGATGAGGAAAATCTGGTGACAAACGTCGCACTCGCACCCGACGGACATAGCCTGACCTTCGAGGTGGGGAGCGCGACGATCAAACAGGGCAACGCCATCGTGGCCGTGCGCGACGCGAGCAACCGCATCATGTGGAGCTGGCATATCTGGGTGACGGACTTCGTGCCCGGTCTTCCGCCGACCGTGACATCGCATTACAATCCGGCAGAGGTGCAGCGCGACAAGGTCGTGACGAACTATCAGGGCGTGAAATATACCTTCATGGGAGTCTTCCTCGGCTGGTGCGACTTCGAGACCACGACCTATGCCGCCCGCAGCGTCAAGGTGCGTTTCACGCAGGCGGAAACCGGGGCTACGCAGGTCATAACGATCGCCCAGAATGCACGAGAGATGGAGAAGACCGGCAACAATCCCTATTTCCAGTTCGGACGTAAGGACCCGATGCTGGGCGGTATTTGTACCGATTCCGAGGCCGATCTTTATAAGAGCTGTTATTCCGACAGCGGTTATGCGTTCGACAAGTCGGGCACGGGCAAAGTCTCGATCGGCACGTCCATCCGGAATCCGCACGTATTCTATAATTACGGCGGCTCTTTGCCCGAAGACTGGTGCTCGGCGTCCTACAACAACCTTTGGAGCGCCGACAATACCGTGACGACGAAGAACGACAACGTCGTTGTCAAGACCATCTACGATCCTTCGCCAGCCGGCTATCGTTTGCCGCCTTCGAACGTCTGCTCGGGGGTGACGTACAACGCCGCCAACCCCGGTGATTACGAGTTCGCCAAATACAACTCGCCCCATACTTCCACCGACGATTTCTACAAAAACTATGGTTGGGAGTTGTATTGCAACAAGATGCCGGGTATCGGCAACTACGACACCTCGGGCGGTGTGATCTTCTTTCCGGCCATGGGCGGTATCGTTTACAGGTCGGGCGATATGCTTTACGTATACGCCTACGGCGGCTGCTGGACGGCCATCCCGCAAACGACGGGTTATGTCCATTCCTGTCTTGGTATTGAAGCGGTGGATGTCGCCGCATTAGCCTTCACTCCTCGTGCCGGAGCCGACCCGGTGCGCCCCGTTCGGGAGTAG
- a CDS encoding fimbrillin family protein — protein sequence MTAAVLTITSCSKDESTEVNNGQAIDFRVAMETRATETTTANITNFLVTAINAGNSNFFTDQAFTKTGSYFTSNPAYYWPNDGSNLSFFAYSPSATDLGATISITSASKTMTNFSPAAAIASQKDFITASATGSKTNESTGVALTFAHRLAQIEIKAKNANQGYVYKVQGVRIGQPVSQATTFDFGTSAWTLGTTKSNYEVTYTSAKTLNATAASIMATDGNNAMLIPQQLTAWTPDSDKTNTKKGAYIAVKVNITTASGARIYPDASVGEYDWVAVPVGTNWVAGQKYVYTLDFSNGAGRVDPEKPDPTDPDPFEPGEPILGDPIKFTVTVTPWVDASQNLNM from the coding sequence ATGACTGCGGCAGTTCTGACCATCACCTCCTGCTCGAAGGACGAATCGACGGAGGTCAACAACGGCCAGGCCATCGACTTCCGCGTTGCGATGGAGACCCGCGCGACAGAGACGACGACAGCCAATATCACGAACTTTTTGGTGACCGCCATCAATGCCGGCAACTCCAATTTCTTCACCGATCAGGCGTTCACGAAAACGGGCTCTTACTTCACCTCCAACCCTGCCTACTATTGGCCCAACGACGGCAGCAATCTCTCCTTCTTCGCCTATTCGCCTTCAGCCACGGATCTGGGCGCTACCATCTCGATTACCTCTGCGAGCAAAACGATGACCAATTTCAGCCCTGCTGCGGCGATCGCCAGCCAGAAGGATTTCATCACCGCGTCGGCTACGGGCAGCAAGACCAACGAATCGACGGGCGTAGCCCTGACGTTCGCACACCGCCTCGCGCAAATCGAGATCAAAGCCAAGAATGCGAATCAAGGCTACGTCTACAAAGTACAGGGCGTGCGTATAGGACAGCCTGTTTCCCAAGCGACGACGTTCGATTTCGGAACATCGGCGTGGACGCTCGGAACGACGAAGAGCAACTACGAGGTGACTTATACTTCGGCGAAAACCCTGAACGCTACGGCCGCTTCGATCATGGCGACGGACGGCAATAACGCCATGCTGATCCCGCAGCAGCTGACTGCATGGACGCCCGATTCGGACAAGACCAACACGAAAAAAGGTGCGTATATCGCGGTGAAGGTCAACATCACGACCGCGAGCGGCGCCCGTATCTATCCGGACGCTTCCGTCGGCGAGTACGACTGGGTGGCCGTGCCCGTCGGAACGAATTGGGTAGCCGGTCAGAAGTACGTTTATACGCTGGACTTCTCGAACGGCGCCGGTCGGGTCGATCCCGAAAAGCCCGACCCCACCGATCCGGATCCGTTCGAGCCGGGTGAACCCATCCTGGGCGACCCCATTAAGTTCACGGTTACGGTGACTCCCTGGGTGGATGCTTCGCAGAATCTGAACATGTAA